A window from Sphingobacteriales bacterium encodes these proteins:
- a CDS encoding rubredoxin, whose amino-acid sequence MKIRYKCQVCGYVYDPDEGDPQAGIEKGTDFDDLPEDWQCPLCQAGKDAFTEYEYF is encoded by the coding sequence ATGAAAATCAGATATAAATGTCAGGTATGCGGTTATGTTTACGATCCAGATGAAGGCGATCCACAGGCCGGAATTGAAAAAGGTACCGACTTTGACGATTTACCGGAAGACTGGCAATGTCCCTTATGTCAGGCTGGTAAAGATGCCTTTACAGAGTATGAATATTTCTGA
- a CDS encoding dihydroorotate dehydrogenase-like protein, with translation MIDLTTKYMGFTLKNPVIIGSSGLTNSVAAVKEHASNGAAAVVLKSLFEEQIRMEAQKNIDMAGSDNLYTEAQDYISNYIRAHNLNEYLKLIEDCRKSVDIPVFASINCVTSDEWPAFAQKIESAGASGLELNVFILPSDFSRDAEENENTYFKIVDQVKKYVKIPVSLKISYHFTNLAQMIQKLSFTGISGIVLFNRFFSPDFDLINRQIVPSHIFSNPADLSVSLRWVGIMYDRVRCDICASTGIHDASGVIKQIMAGANAVQMVSSIYKNGSKYIKVVLEEMEKWMENNGFHSLSEMRGQMSQARIKDPAGFERVQFMKYFAGID, from the coding sequence ATGATTGATTTAACTACAAAATACATGGGTTTTACCTTAAAAAACCCGGTTATTATCGGAAGTTCCGGTTTGACCAATTCAGTTGCAGCCGTAAAAGAACATGCCTCTAACGGTGCTGCTGCCGTTGTCCTGAAGTCGTTGTTTGAAGAGCAAATAAGAATGGAAGCCCAGAAAAACATTGATATGGCTGGGAGTGACAATCTCTATACTGAAGCTCAGGATTATATCAGCAATTACATCAGGGCACACAACCTGAATGAGTACCTGAAACTTATTGAAGACTGCCGTAAAAGTGTTGATATTCCGGTATTTGCCAGTATAAACTGTGTTACCTCAGATGAATGGCCTGCTTTTGCCCAGAAAATTGAAAGTGCTGGAGCCAGCGGACTTGAGCTGAATGTTTTTATATTGCCTTCTGATTTTTCAAGGGATGCAGAAGAAAATGAAAATACCTATTTTAAAATAGTTGATCAGGTGAAAAAATATGTTAAAATTCCTGTTTCACTTAAAATCAGCTATCACTTCACCAACCTTGCCCAGATGATTCAAAAACTATCATTTACGGGAATTTCGGGTATTGTGTTGTTTAACCGCTTTTTCAGTCCTGATTTTGATTTGATAAACAGGCAGATTGTGCCTTCGCATATTTTTAGTAATCCTGCCGATTTGTCTGTTTCGCTTCGTTGGGTAGGAATCATGTATGACCGTGTTCGCTGCGATATTTGTGCTTCAACCGGCATTCACGATGCTTCAGGTGTGATTAAACAAATTATGGCAGGAGCCAATGCCGTTCAGATGGTATCTTCCATCTATAAAAACGGAAGTAAATATATTAAGGTGGTGTTGGAAGAAATGGAAAAATGGATGGAAAACAATGGATTTCATTCATTGTCTGAAATGCGGGGACAGATGAGCCAGGCCAGAATAAAAGATCCTGCAGGGTTTGAAAGGGTGCAGTTTATGAAATATTTTGCCGGTATTGACTAA
- a CDS encoding 6-carboxytetrahydropterin synthase: MPKIRITKEFGFESSHALKNYDGLCRNIHGHSYKLFVTVSGDIREERGHPKDGMVMDFGDLKNIVFQEIVIPYDHSLILNEEVSAEAKESYRKITERLIFTPFQPTCENLVRHFASLIKKHLPEHIRLVSVKLFETPSSSAEWCEEDNCC; the protein is encoded by the coding sequence ATGCCTAAAATAAGAATAACAAAGGAATTTGGATTTGAAAGTTCACATGCATTAAAGAATTATGACGGGCTTTGCAGGAATATTCACGGCCATTCCTATAAGCTGTTTGTAACAGTTTCTGGCGACATAAGGGAGGAAAGAGGGCATCCCAAAGACGGAATGGTCATGGATTTTGGCGACCTTAAAAATATTGTTTTTCAGGAAATTGTGATTCCTTATGACCATAGCCTGATTCTCAACGAGGAAGTATCAGCCGAGGCCAAGGAGTCGTACCGAAAAATAACGGAAAGGCTTATTTTTACACCCTTTCAGCCAACATGTGAAAATCTGGTCAGGCATTTTGCTTCCCTGATTAAAAAGCATTTGCCGGAGCATATAAGGCTGGTGAGTGTAAAGCTGTTTGAAACGCCAAGTTCCAGTGCAGAGTGGTGTGAAGAAGACAATTGTTGTTAA
- a CDS encoding Omp28-related outer membrane protein — protein MRKIFLLLAAFGTVLLLFFANCEDPENPNTNQVYVSKTAKNKVAIIEEFTGVKCQYCPDGHLKADSILKKYPGKAYVIAYHPQSGGYNTPYPGDEDLRRTWPDPLWALTFSGKQAMPGAFINRRLFGGIRWTGRDKWMQYAEQIMNESSPCNVGFASTYNTDTKILTATVQVYYTADVTSVNTLYLVLTQDDIVTEQAGAGTGYVHKRTFREGLTPILGDTITGSKVTGYMFSKQYTFDNSTRNYNMSKCNLVAFVRNVENNEIYTGNSAKVNASTPK, from the coding sequence ATGAGAAAAATCTTTTTACTTCTGGCAGCCTTTGGCACGGTTTTGCTGCTTTTCTTTGCAAATTGCGAAGATCCTGAAAATCCAAATACGAATCAGGTATATGTCAGTAAAACTGCAAAAAACAAGGTAGCCATCATTGAAGAATTCACCGGGGTAAAATGTCAGTATTGTCCGGATGGTCATTTAAAAGCTGATTCTATTTTGAAAAAATACCCCGGAAAGGCTTATGTGATTGCTTATCACCCACAAAGCGGAGGGTATAATACACCCTATCCGGGGGATGAAGACCTCAGAAGAACCTGGCCCGACCCGCTTTGGGCTTTAACCTTTTCAGGGAAACAGGCCATGCCGGGAGCATTCATCAACCGCAGGCTTTTTGGTGGAATACGATGGACAGGGCGTGATAAATGGATGCAATATGCTGAGCAAATCATGAATGAATCTTCTCCATGCAATGTTGGCTTTGCATCTACCTACAATACAGATACAAAAATTCTTACCGCAACGGTTCAGGTTTATTATACTGCTGATGTCACCAGTGTCAATACATTATATCTTGTCCTCACCCAGGATGATATTGTTACTGAGCAGGCAGGAGCAGGAACAGGATATGTGCACAAGAGAACCTTCCGCGAAGGCCTGACTCCTATTCTGGGCGATACCATAACCGGAAGTAAAGTTACCGGCTATATGTTCAGCAAACAATATACATTCGACAACTCGACCCGCAATTATAACATGTCGAAATGCAATCTGGTAGCTTTCGTCAGAAATGTGGAAAATAATGAAATTTACACGGGTAATTCGGCAAAAGTAAACGCTTCTACGCCAAAATAA